The following are encoded in a window of Bos indicus isolate NIAB-ARS_2022 breed Sahiwal x Tharparkar chromosome 7, NIAB-ARS_B.indTharparkar_mat_pri_1.0, whole genome shotgun sequence genomic DNA:
- the CNOT8 gene encoding CCR4-NOT transcription complex subunit 8 isoform X1, protein MPAALVENSQVICEVWASNLEEEMRKIREIVLSYSYIAMDTEFPGVVVRPIGEFRSSIDYQYQLLRCNVDLLKIIQLGLTFTNEKGEYPSGINTWQFNFKFNLTEDMYSQDSIDLLANSGLQFQKHEEEGIDTLHFAELLMTSGVVLCDNVKWLSFHSGYDFGYMVKLLTDSRLPEEEHEFFHILNLFFPSIYDVKYLMKSCKNLKGGLQEVADQLDLQRIGRQHQAGSDSLLTGMAFFRMKELFFEDSIDDAKYCGRLYGLGTGVAQKQNEDVDSAQEKMSILAIINNMQQ, encoded by the exons ATGCCTGCGGCACTTGTGGAGAACAGCCAGGTCATCTGTGAAGTCTGGGCCAGTAATCTGGAAGAAGAGATGAGGAAGATCCGAGAAATTGTGCTCAGTTACAGTTATATTGCCATG GACACAGAATTTCCAGGTGTTGTGGTACGACCCATTGGTGAATTTCGTAGTTCCATAGATTACCAGTATCAGCTTTTACGGTGCAATgttgaccttttaaaaatcatccaGCTGGGCCTTACATTCACAAATGAAAAGGGAGAATATCCTTCTGGAATCAACACCTGGCAGTTCAACTTCAAATTCAACCTTAC AGAGGACATGTACTCCCAGGATTCCATAGATCTCCTCGCTAACTCAGGACTGCAGTTTCAGAAGCATGAAGAGGAAGGGATCGACACACTGCACTTTGCAGAGCTGCTCATGACATCCGGGGTGGTTCTCTGTGACAACGTCAAATGGCTCTCCTTTCACAG TGGCTATGATTTCGGCTACATGGTAAAGTTGCTTACAGATTCTCGTTTGCCAGAAGAAGAACATGAATTCTTTCATATTCTGAATCTTTTCTTCCCATCCATTTATGATGTCAAATACCTGATGAAGAGCTGTAAAAATCTTAAG GGAGGTCTTCAGGAAGTTGCTGATCAGCTGGATTTGCAGAGAATTGGAAGGCAGCACCAGGCAGGCTCAGACTCACTGCTGACGGGAATGGCATTCTTCAGGATGAAAGAG TTGTTTTTTGAGGACAGTATTGATGATGCCAAGTACTGTGGGCGGCTCTATGGCCTAGGCACGGGAGTGGCCCAGAAGCAGAATGAGGATGTGGACTCTgcccaggagaagatgagcatcCTGGCGATCATCAACAACATGCAGCAGTGA
- the CNOT8 gene encoding CCR4-NOT transcription complex subunit 8 isoform X2: MYSQDSIDLLANSGLQFQKHEEEGIDTLHFAELLMTSGVVLCDNVKWLSFHSGYDFGYMVKLLTDSRLPEEEHEFFHILNLFFPSIYDVKYLMKSCKNLKGGLQEVADQLDLQRIGRQHQAGSDSLLTGMAFFRMKELFFEDSIDDAKYCGRLYGLGTGVAQKQNEDVDSAQEKMSILAIINNMQQ; the protein is encoded by the exons ATGTACTCCCAGGATTCCATAGATCTCCTCGCTAACTCAGGACTGCAGTTTCAGAAGCATGAAGAGGAAGGGATCGACACACTGCACTTTGCAGAGCTGCTCATGACATCCGGGGTGGTTCTCTGTGACAACGTCAAATGGCTCTCCTTTCACAG TGGCTATGATTTCGGCTACATGGTAAAGTTGCTTACAGATTCTCGTTTGCCAGAAGAAGAACATGAATTCTTTCATATTCTGAATCTTTTCTTCCCATCCATTTATGATGTCAAATACCTGATGAAGAGCTGTAAAAATCTTAAG GGAGGTCTTCAGGAAGTTGCTGATCAGCTGGATTTGCAGAGAATTGGAAGGCAGCACCAGGCAGGCTCAGACTCACTGCTGACGGGAATGGCATTCTTCAGGATGAAAGAG TTGTTTTTTGAGGACAGTATTGATGATGCCAAGTACTGTGGGCGGCTCTATGGCCTAGGCACGGGAGTGGCCCAGAAGCAGAATGAGGATGTGGACTCTgcccaggagaagatgagcatcCTGGCGATCATCAACAACATGCAGCAGTGA